One Solanum lycopersicum chromosome 4, SLM_r2.1 DNA window includes the following coding sequences:
- the LOC101258453 gene encoding protein NSP-INTERACTING KINASE 3 isoform X1: MERKWCMFLYVVALMESCYASLSPTGINYEVVALIEIKKALHDPYNVLENWDVTSVDPCSWRMVTCSNDGYVSSLGLPSQSLSGTLSPGIGNLTKLESILLQNNAIYGYIPDVVGNLESLQTLDLSNNKFDGEIPASFGDLNNLNYLRLNNNSLTGNIPQSLSNIGGLALVDVSFNNLSGPLPKISARAFKVVGNPLICGQSSGNNCSAVYPEPLSFPPDSLEDQRARSKNHHAAVAFGASFGATFLVIVVISLVLWWRYRHNQQIFFDVNEQYDPEVCLGHLKRYVFKELRTATDHFSSKNILGSGGFGVVYKGRLNNGTVVAVKRLKDYNAVGGEIQFQTEVELISLAVHRNLLRLWGFCSTESERLLVYPYMPNGSVAARLKDHIHGRPVLDWSRRKGIAVGTARGLVYLHEQCDPKIIHRDVKAANILLDEEFEAVVGDFGLAKLLDHRDSHVTTAVRGTVGHIAPEYLSTGQSSEKTDVFGFGILLLELITGQKAVEFGRGANQKGVMLDWVKKLHVEKKLNLMVDKDLKNNFDGIELEEMVQVALLCTHFIPTYRPKMSEVLRMLEGDGLAEKWEASQKVETPTPRFTTSENTPKRYSDYIQESSLVVEAMELSGPR, encoded by the exons ATGGAGAGAAAGTGGTGTATGTTCCTGTATGTGGTAGCATTGATGGAGAGTTGTTATGCTTCTCTTTCCCCTACTGGTATCAACTATGAAG TTGTTGCTTTGATTGAAATTAAGAAGGCCTTACATGATCCTTACAATGTTCTTGAGAATTGGGATGTCACTTCTGTTGACCCTTGCAGTTGGAGAATGGTTACATGTTCAAATGATGGTTATGTTTCTTCTCT TGGACTACCTAGTCAAAGTTTATCTGGAACCTTGTCACCTGGAATTGGAAACCTCACTAAATTGGAATCTAT ATTGCTGCAAAATAATGCTATTTATGGTTATATTCCTGATGTGGTTGGTAATTTAGAAAGTCTTCAGACACTTGATCTCTCCAACAACAAGTTTGATGGGGAAATACCTGCTTCTTTCGGAGATCtcaataatttgaattattt ACGATTAAACAACAATAGCCTCACAGGAAACATTCCTCAATCTCTCTCAAACATTGGAGGCCTCGCTCTCGT GGATGTTTCTTTTAATAATCTAAGTGGTCCATTGCCCAAAATATCTGCAAGAGCTTTCAA AGTTGTTGGAAATCCTTTGATTTGTGGCCAAAGTTCTGGGAACAATTGTTCAGCAGTCTATCCAGAACCGCTGTCCTTCCCGCCAGATAGTTTAGAAG ATCAAAGAGCAAGAAGTAAAAACCATCATGCGGCTGTTGCTTTTGGAGCAAGTTTTGGTGCTACTTTCTTGGTTATAGTAGTCATATCACTGGTTCTTTGGTGGCGCTACCGACATAATCAGCAGATCTTCTTTGATGTCAATG AACAATATGATCCAGAGGTATGCTTGGGTCACTTGAAAAGGTATGTCTTTAAGGAATTGCGAACTGCAACTGATCATTTCAGCTCAAAAAACATTTTGGGTAGCGGAGGATTTGGAGTTGTGTACAAGGGCCGCTTAAATAATGGAACTGTCGTGGCTGTCAAAAGATTAAAGGACTACAATGCTGTTGGTGGTGAAATCCAATTTCAGACAGAAGTTGAGTTGATTAGTTTGGCGGTTCATCGAAATCTTCTCCGTCTTTGGGGTTTTTGTTCAACTGAAAGTGAAAGGCTTCTTGTTTACCCCTATATGCCAAATGGAAGTGTAGCAGCACGATTAAAAG ATCATATCCATGGCAGGCCAGTTTTGGACTGGTCAAGGCGGAAAGGAATAGCAGTAGGTACAGCAAGAGGGCTAGTATATTTGCATGAACAATGTGACCCCAAAATTATCCATCGTGATGTGAAAGCAGCCAACATTCTGTTGGATGAGGAATTTGAAGCAGTTGTTGGAGATTTTGGGTTAGCAAAGCTCTTAGATCACCGGGATTCTCATGTAACGACTGCTGTGAGGGGCACAGTTGGTCACATTGCTCCAGAATATCTTTCAACGGGTCAATCGTCTGAAAAGACTGATGTGTTTGGTTTTGGTATCTTGCTTCTTGAGCTAATTACAGGTCAGAAGGCTGTAGAGTTTGGACGAGGGGCGAACCAGAAAGGTGTTATGCTTGATTGGGTAAAAAAACTTCATGTAGAGAAAAAGCTGAACCTTATGGTGGACAAAGATTTGAAGAACAACTTTGACGGGATTGAACTTGAAGAGATGGTTCAAGTTGCACTTCTGTGTACCCATTTTATTCCAACTTATAGGCCAAAGATGTCGGAGGTATTAAGGATGTTGGAAGGAGATGGATTAGCTGAAAAATGGGAGGCTTCACAAAAAGTAGAGACTCCTACTCCTAGGTTCACAACATCTGAAAATACACCAAAAAGATATTCTGATTATATACAAGAATCATCACTAGTCGTCGAAGCAATGGAGCTTTCAGGACCTAGATGA
- the LOC101258453 gene encoding protein NSP-INTERACTING KINASE 3 isoform X2, with the protein MERKWCMFLYVVALMESCYASLSPTGINYEVVALIEIKKALHDPYNVLENWDVTSVDPCSWRMVTCSNDGYVSSLGLPSQSLSGTLSPGIGNLTKLESIRLNNNSLTGNIPQSLSNIGGLALVDVSFNNLSGPLPKISARAFKVVGNPLICGQSSGNNCSAVYPEPLSFPPDSLEDQRARSKNHHAAVAFGASFGATFLVIVVISLVLWWRYRHNQQIFFDVNEQYDPEVCLGHLKRYVFKELRTATDHFSSKNILGSGGFGVVYKGRLNNGTVVAVKRLKDYNAVGGEIQFQTEVELISLAVHRNLLRLWGFCSTESERLLVYPYMPNGSVAARLKDHIHGRPVLDWSRRKGIAVGTARGLVYLHEQCDPKIIHRDVKAANILLDEEFEAVVGDFGLAKLLDHRDSHVTTAVRGTVGHIAPEYLSTGQSSEKTDVFGFGILLLELITGQKAVEFGRGANQKGVMLDWVKKLHVEKKLNLMVDKDLKNNFDGIELEEMVQVALLCTHFIPTYRPKMSEVLRMLEGDGLAEKWEASQKVETPTPRFTTSENTPKRYSDYIQESSLVVEAMELSGPR; encoded by the exons ATGGAGAGAAAGTGGTGTATGTTCCTGTATGTGGTAGCATTGATGGAGAGTTGTTATGCTTCTCTTTCCCCTACTGGTATCAACTATGAAG TTGTTGCTTTGATTGAAATTAAGAAGGCCTTACATGATCCTTACAATGTTCTTGAGAATTGGGATGTCACTTCTGTTGACCCTTGCAGTTGGAGAATGGTTACATGTTCAAATGATGGTTATGTTTCTTCTCT TGGACTACCTAGTCAAAGTTTATCTGGAACCTTGTCACCTGGAATTGGAAACCTCACTAAATTGGAATCTAT ACGATTAAACAACAATAGCCTCACAGGAAACATTCCTCAATCTCTCTCAAACATTGGAGGCCTCGCTCTCGT GGATGTTTCTTTTAATAATCTAAGTGGTCCATTGCCCAAAATATCTGCAAGAGCTTTCAA AGTTGTTGGAAATCCTTTGATTTGTGGCCAAAGTTCTGGGAACAATTGTTCAGCAGTCTATCCAGAACCGCTGTCCTTCCCGCCAGATAGTTTAGAAG ATCAAAGAGCAAGAAGTAAAAACCATCATGCGGCTGTTGCTTTTGGAGCAAGTTTTGGTGCTACTTTCTTGGTTATAGTAGTCATATCACTGGTTCTTTGGTGGCGCTACCGACATAATCAGCAGATCTTCTTTGATGTCAATG AACAATATGATCCAGAGGTATGCTTGGGTCACTTGAAAAGGTATGTCTTTAAGGAATTGCGAACTGCAACTGATCATTTCAGCTCAAAAAACATTTTGGGTAGCGGAGGATTTGGAGTTGTGTACAAGGGCCGCTTAAATAATGGAACTGTCGTGGCTGTCAAAAGATTAAAGGACTACAATGCTGTTGGTGGTGAAATCCAATTTCAGACAGAAGTTGAGTTGATTAGTTTGGCGGTTCATCGAAATCTTCTCCGTCTTTGGGGTTTTTGTTCAACTGAAAGTGAAAGGCTTCTTGTTTACCCCTATATGCCAAATGGAAGTGTAGCAGCACGATTAAAAG ATCATATCCATGGCAGGCCAGTTTTGGACTGGTCAAGGCGGAAAGGAATAGCAGTAGGTACAGCAAGAGGGCTAGTATATTTGCATGAACAATGTGACCCCAAAATTATCCATCGTGATGTGAAAGCAGCCAACATTCTGTTGGATGAGGAATTTGAAGCAGTTGTTGGAGATTTTGGGTTAGCAAAGCTCTTAGATCACCGGGATTCTCATGTAACGACTGCTGTGAGGGGCACAGTTGGTCACATTGCTCCAGAATATCTTTCAACGGGTCAATCGTCTGAAAAGACTGATGTGTTTGGTTTTGGTATCTTGCTTCTTGAGCTAATTACAGGTCAGAAGGCTGTAGAGTTTGGACGAGGGGCGAACCAGAAAGGTGTTATGCTTGATTGGGTAAAAAAACTTCATGTAGAGAAAAAGCTGAACCTTATGGTGGACAAAGATTTGAAGAACAACTTTGACGGGATTGAACTTGAAGAGATGGTTCAAGTTGCACTTCTGTGTACCCATTTTATTCCAACTTATAGGCCAAAGATGTCGGAGGTATTAAGGATGTTGGAAGGAGATGGATTAGCTGAAAAATGGGAGGCTTCACAAAAAGTAGAGACTCCTACTCCTAGGTTCACAACATCTGAAAATACACCAAAAAGATATTCTGATTATATACAAGAATCATCACTAGTCGTCGAAGCAATGGAGCTTTCAGGACCTAGATGA
- the LOC138347960 gene encoding uncharacterized protein — translation MCARHILANRSKNWRGLQRKNQLCKCARSTFEAEFRENLHELSKLGTGGTGIVDDLIYYDKEYWCKVYFNCEVKSDAIDNNMCESFNAWILSARHKTIISMLEEIRIKVMNRLARLSEFPNSWISNFSPMAMKVLEQNIDKSMACNIEFNGVTGYEVLDGYKQHTVCLRKRECSCRSWILKGIPCAHAFAAMLHKQYDPHDFIHPCYSKERYLMTYSHFIQPMNNMPMLPESKNPLVDPPVIKKMPGRPRKLRRKEVGEKKVCGKLSKTGLTMTCSLCHVKGHNKRSCHLRRSDGVGSTAGEQRATPTSNVEEPSSSKKGRGRPKKSTNIESEPVAKRGRGRPKNTSANASATGDSSTIIAPPTTSRTTRARASASRASPRTTAPPTTSRTPTHEECASVNGVRVLSRSRSGRGRGRGLGSAGRGSNHPLENWFTCSQGSTTHGVDQNTNVAPKEAATTRKGKGVENTTQFKKPRVTGMGVFQAKNGFKTFNPGLPSSTILAGPKRILRSSIVTRDVGFKPTSGLKWKGNQAITTRRLQQIRDQSRLSNPNASSSSQAQHPWKL, via the exons ATGTGTGCTAGGCATATACTAGCAAATCGGTCAAAGAATTGGAGAGGGCTGCAAAGGAAAAATCAGTTATGCAAGTGTGCTAGAAGTACTTTTGAAGCTGAATTCAGAGAAAATCTGCACGAGTTGTCTAAACTAGGTACTGGAGGTACAGGTATAGTGGATGACCTAATTTACTATGATAAAGAATATTGGTGTAAGGTGTATTTTAATTGTGAAGTCAAGTCTGATGCTATAGATAATAATATGTGTGAAAGCTTTAATGCTTGGATTTTGTCTGCAAGGCATAAAACCATTATTTCTATGCTTGAAGAGATAAGAATTAAGGTCATGAATAGGTTAGCTAGGTTAAGTGAATTTCCAAACTCTTGGATAAGCAATTTCTCTCCAATGGCAATGAAAGTACTAGAACAAAATATTGATAAGTCAATGGCATGTAACATTGAGTTTAATGGAGTAACTGGCTATGAGGTTTTGGATGGATACAAACAACACACTGTATGTTTGAGAAAGAGGGAGTGTAGTTGTAGATCTTGGATATTGAAGGGTATACCATGTGCACATGCTTTTGCTGCAATGTTGCATAAACAATATGACCCACATGATTTCATTCATCCATGCTACTCTAAAGAGAGGTACTTGATGACTTACTCACACTTCATACAACCTATGAATAACATGCCAATGTTGCCAGAATCAAAAAATCCTCTTGTTGATCCACcagtgataaaaaaaatgccAGGCAGACCTAGAAAGTTGAGAAGGAAAGAGGTTGGTGAAAAGAAGGTGTGTGGTAAATTATCTAAAACAGGACTAACTATGACATGTAGTCTTTGCCATGTTAAAGGTCACAATAAAAGAAGTTGTCATTTACGAAGGAGTGATGGAGTTGGTTCTACTGCCGGGGAACAGAGAGCTACCCCTACTTCAAATGTTGAAGAACCATCAAGTTCAAAAAAAGGAAGGGGAAGACCAAAG AAATCAACAAATATTGAGAGTGAGCCTGTTGCCAAAAGGGGGAGAGGCAGACCTAAAAACACAAGTGCAAATGCAAGTGCAACAGGGGATTCATCTACAATTATTGCACCTCCAACAACTTCAAGAACAACAAGAGCTAGAGCAAGTGCATCAAGGGCCTCTCCTAGAACCACTGCACCTCCTACAACTTCAAGAACACCAACACATGAAGAATGTGCAAGTGTAAATGGTGTTAGAGTATTATCAAGATCTAGGAGTGGTAGAGGAAGGGGTAGGGGATTGGGAAGTGCGGGAAGAGGTAGTAATCATCCACTTGAAAATTGGTTTACATGTTCTCAAGGTAGTACAACACATGGTGTAGACCAGAACACAAATGTTGCACCAAAGGAAGCTGCTACTACCAGGAAAGGAAAGGGTGTTGAAAACACAACTCAATTTAAAAAGCCAAGAGTCACTGGTATGGGTGTGTTTCAAGCTAAAAATGGTTTCAAAACTTTCAAT CCTGGACTGCCAAGTAGCACAATATTAGCCGGACCAAAGAGAATTTTGAGATCAAGTATTGTAACTAGGGATGTTGGTTTCAAACCGACAAGCGGATTGAAGTGGAAAGGAAATCAGGCAATCACAACTAGAAGGCTCCAGCAGATTAGAGATCAATCAAGGCTTTCAAACCCAAATGCTTCCTCCTCTTCACAAGCTCAACACCCATGGAAACTATAA
- the LOC138347961 gene encoding uncharacterized protein, which yields MAQSWQRSYADMKVRDLEFMVGERVLLKVSPMNGVMRFGKKGKLSPRYIGSFEIVKSIGEVLYQLALPSGLSCVHPVFHISILKKYHQGGAHVIQWDSMLLDQKLTFEEVTILDRPIQNSRSKDIASVKV from the coding sequence atggctcagaGTTGGCAAAGGAGTTATGCAGATATGAAGGTTCGTGAtttggagtttatggttggagagagggttCTATTGAAGGTGTCACCCATGAatggtgtgatgagatttggaaagaagggcaagttaagcccaaggtatattggttcTTTCGAGATTGTGAAGAGTATTGGTGAGGTGCTGTATCAGTTGGCTTTACCATCTGGTTTGTCATGTgtccatcctgtatttcatatttcgaTACTGAAGAAGTATCATCAAGGTGGTGCtcatgtgattcaatgggattcaaTGTTACTTGATCAGAAATTGACTTTTGAGGAGGTTACTATTTTGGATAGGCCAATTCAGAATTCGAGGTCGAAAGATattgcttcagtaaaggtttAA